The DNA window ATTCCACCAACACCTTCTTAGGAATTTGGTACAAATCCATCCCCGCCACCGTAGTCTGGGTCGCAAACAGAAACAATCCCATCCCCGATCCCCACCGACCCGTCGCCTTCTCCATCTCCGCAAACGGCACTCTCCTCATCACCACAGTCGAATCCGTCATCATCTGGTCGGCGAATCCATCAGCAGCCGCGTCACGGCCGACTCTGCGCCTCTTAGAAACCGGAAACCTCGTCGTCGCGGATGAGTCCATCGGAGGAAGCGCATACTTATGGCAGAGCTTCGATTTCCCAACCGACACGTGGCTCTCCGGTATGAAGCTGGTAGACGATCGCGACCCCGGCGTTAGCACGAATTTGACGTCGTGGCGAGACTGGGACGATCCTTCTCCAGGTGTATTCGTTGCGAAGATCGAGAACGATGGCTTGCCTGAGATGGTCGTTTATGAAGGTCAGAGGAAAAAACTGCGGACTGGGAAGTGGAATGGCGTTTCTTTCAACGGCCTCCCTCGCTTCCGCACCTCTGTCTCGAAAGCTGAGCTGGTCTTCGAAGAAGAGAGATTAATTTCGCTGGCGATGCCTTATGAGAGCTCGATTATCATACGAGCGAGGTTGGACTTGTCCGGCTCGGTCTACCACTATGTCATGAACCCTGGGAGGGATAAGTGGAGTCCCGTGTATCCGTTCCCGCGAGACGAGTGTGACGAGTATGGACACTGCGGCCCCAACGGGTTGTGCACGGTGGAAAATTCTCAGCGGTGCGAGTGTTTTAAGGGGTTTGTGCCGAAGTTTGCAGACCGGTGGGGGGCTCGGGATTGGTCTGGTGGATGTCGAAGGATTAGCGCGTTGGATTGCAGGAGTGGGGATGGTTTTTTAGAGGTTAGAGGGGTGAAGAGCCCTGATTTGTTGAGTTATTGGTTGAATGCTAGCATGAGCCTTGATGAGTGCAAAGATGAGTGCTTGAAAAACTGTAGCTGCTCTGCTTGTGCTAATGTGTACATAACTAATGGAGGCACTGGCTGCTTGATGTGGTTCGGGGATCTCCTTGATACGAGAGAGCTTCCTGCAACGAATGGCTTGCAGAACGTGTATGTTCGCGTACCACTTTCACGTCTAGGTAACTAACTGTTTTGATTTTCGTAATACAAGGCCTCAGTAGTCACTCTGCTTGGCTACTTTGCTTGTAGATTCTACATCCGGTTTCGAGAAAAAGAAGGTGCCTGTTAGCTTAATACTAATCTCCATTGCTACTGGATTCGTTGTCTCGACTTTTATCAATCGAGCTTTGCTTTTACTCGCAAGATGGAAGAAACGAGGTAACGATGAATTGTATTGTGTTGTGTTGAAAACTCAACTAGGCCTTGAGGCATTAGCTCTTTTATATTTTCGTGCTTAGTAGGGCTGAAGAAGAATAAGGAGGATATAGAATTGCCGTTGATCAAAATGGCAACTATTCTGCAAGCAACAAACAATTTCTCCCAAGAGAAAGTGATAGGAGTGGGAGGTTTTGGTCCTGTATATAAGGTAACTAACATTGACACATTTGTCCAAGTTGAGCATTGCCTGTAGCAGACATCCTTATTTACTATGATGCTTGAGCAGGGGAATCTGTCGGGGGGAGAAGAGATTGCGGTCAAAAGATTGTCGAAAGCTTCTAGACAGGGTCTCGAAGAGTTCAAGAATGAAGTTGTGTTGATCGCGAAACTTCAGCATAGAAACCTTGTTCGGCTTCTTGGCTGTTGCATTGAAGGAGAGGAGATGATGCTCATATATGAATACCTAGAGAATAAGAGCTTGGACCGTTTTGTTTTTGGTGCTTCACAATATCCTTTTTCTCTGTTTAAATCCAATAAATTTATCCTAGTTTCCGATGTTGATAGTTGTTCATGTGCAGATCCGGATCGAAGGAAACTTCTAACGTGGCCTAAGCGCTTCGACATCATCATGGGAATCACAAGGGGAATGCTCTATCTTCACCACGATTCCAGGTTAAAGATTATCCACCGGGATCTGAAAACGAATAACATTTTACTAGATGCAAGTTTAAATCCGAAAATATCAGACTTTGGGTTAGCAAGAACGTTTGAAGAGGATCAATCTATATCTAGAACAAAGAGAGTAATTGGAACATAGTAAGTTTTCTTTCATCTCATCAAAGGACATTGGTAATTTCCATGGTAGCCTAATTAAGGAGCGATCAATCACTGTTTTTGCAGTGGCTACATGGCTCCGGAATATGCATTTCATGGGAAATTCTCAGTGAAGTCCGACGTCTACAGTCT is part of the Salvia splendens isolate huo1 chromosome 6, SspV2, whole genome shotgun sequence genome and encodes:
- the LOC121807304 gene encoding G-type lectin S-receptor-like serine/threonine-protein kinase At4g27290 isoform X1, with translation MAPFTFTALLFFSLLQPTSQKSLLLHNQTIAPGQTLVSETQVFEFGFFRPGNSTNTFLGIWYKSIPATVVWVANRNNPIPDPHRPVAFSISANGTLLITTVESVIIWSANPSAAASRPTLRLLETGNLVVADESIGGSAYLWQSFDFPTDTWLSGMKLVDDRDPGVSTNLTSWRDWDDPSPGVFVAKIENDGLPEMVVYEGQRKKLRTGKWNGVSFNGLPRFRTSVSKAELVFEEERLISLAMPYESSIIIRARLDLSGSVYHYVMNPGRDKWSPVYPFPRDECDEYGHCGPNGLCTVENSQRCECFKGFVPKFADRWGARDWSGGCRRISALDCRSGDGFLEVRGVKSPDLLSYWLNASMSLDECKDECLKNCSCSACANVYITNGGTGCLMWFGDLLDTRELPATNGLQNVYVRVPLSRLDSTSGFEKKKVPVSLILISIATGFVVSTFINRALLLLARWKKRVGLKKNKEDIELPLIKMATILQATNNFSQEKVIGVGGFGPVYKGNLSGGEEIAVKRLSKASRQGLEEFKNEVVLIAKLQHRNLVRLLGCCIEGEEMMLIYEYLENKSLDRFVFDPDRRKLLTWPKRFDIIMGITRGMLYLHHDSRLKIIHRDLKTNNILLDASLNPKISDFGLARTFEEDQSISRTKRVIGTYGYMAPEYAFHGKFSVKSDVYSLGVVLLEIISGKKNNGFRHNDHLSLLGHAWMLWKEKRIMEVMDHCLKETCDESQVKRCIHVGLLCVQKLAEDRPITPSVALMLATEGMILPDPEEPGFFLEGSCRRSDPQSCTRPPTSNATVTITDLEAR
- the LOC121807304 gene encoding G-type lectin S-receptor-like serine/threonine-protein kinase At4g27290 isoform X2; its protein translation is MAPFTFTALLFFSLLQPTSQKSLLLHNQTIAPGQTLVSETQVFEFGFFRPGNSTNTFLGIWYKSIPATVVWVANRNNPIPDPHRPVAFSISANGTLLITTVESVIIWSANPSAAASRPTLRLLETGNLVVADESIGGSAYLWQSFDFPTDTWLSGMKLVDDRDPGVSTNLTSWRDWDDPSPGVFVAKIENDGLPEMVVYEGQRKKLRTGKWNGVSFNGLPRFRTSVSKAELVFEEERLISLAMPYESSIIIRARLDLSGSVYHYVMNPGRDKWSPVYPFPRDECDEYGHCGPNGLCTVENSQRCECFKGFVPKFADRWGARDWSGGCRRISALDCRSGDGFLEVRGVKSPDLLSYWLNASMSLDECKDECLKNCSCSACANVYITNGGTGCLMWFGDLLDTRELPATNGLQNVYVRVPLSRLDSTSGFEKKKVPVSLILISIATGFVVSTFINRALLLLARWKKRGLKKNKEDIELPLIKMATILQATNNFSQEKVIGVGGFGPVYKGNLSGGEEIAVKRLSKASRQGLEEFKNEVVLIAKLQHRNLVRLLGCCIEGEEMMLIYEYLENKSLDRFVFDPDRRKLLTWPKRFDIIMGITRGMLYLHHDSRLKIIHRDLKTNNILLDASLNPKISDFGLARTFEEDQSISRTKRVIGTYGYMAPEYAFHGKFSVKSDVYSLGVVLLEIISGKKNNGFRHNDHLSLLGHAWMLWKEKRIMEVMDHCLKETCDESQVKRCIHVGLLCVQKLAEDRPITPSVALMLATEGMILPDPEEPGFFLEGSCRRSDPQSCTRPPTSNATVTITDLEAR